The Eriocheir sinensis breed Jianghai 21 chromosome 24, ASM2467909v1, whole genome shotgun sequence genome contains a region encoding:
- the LOC127002746 gene encoding uncharacterized protein LOC127002746 isoform X2, with product MNFLYYKGFGDDKTSSSHVGYKKKKDPRKKNSAFQHGIEAVKVHRTDTFACCGLTQAKPNRVHAHGRLFYGTFHPHPHVKKTSMFLPSTPTPTGHAAGCECELCSTEFPLRTHLLIDMSYSRLNQDQQSTPKTSTGSRFSFFSRKKTSSPNAAAHAAAALALFREQQRQAALRALKQAEEEEAAMASNSRDPVTLSSLKQDSLMIPATRMAQFFPAGHPIPTSTSHGRLRLLEAPEQNLHVVFHMMGPAAHITPALCSPLHDLYTQQRDSVIRAFRAAVGGAGTSGGALQGMVLLNLERGGEMGAVEYPFMLVWVVDGRQCDARLVISKLRQLSLEEFDPAKTGFSCPHYFDTYEEVAMLARPPLEKLARKPTSSSTGYILTVFKVFEGDDSVKFERNWLNWTGARTLYKSLSSEVGLRRLTLHKSRPQGGFLHYVLLCDCSNFLKSIHQAVRAIPTLRMRLCGDMGLYRPISTF from the exons CTGTCAAAGTCCACAGAACCGATACCTTCGCATGTTGTGGGTTGACTCAGGCCAAGCCGAACCGCGTCCACGCCCATGGCCGTCTATTCTACG GTACCTTCCATCCCCACCCTCACGTGAAGAAGACCTCTATGTTCCTGCCGTCCACACCCACCCCGACAG gTCACGCCGCTGGGTGCGAGTGTGAGCTCTGCAGCACGGAGTTCCCCCTTCGCACCCACCTGCTCATCGACATGTCCTACTCGAGGCTGAATCAGGACCAGCAGTCGACTCCCAAGACCAGCACGGGATCCAGGTTCAGCTTCTTCAGCCGCAAGAAGACCTCGAGTCCCAACGCGGCTGCCCACGCCGCGGCCGCCCTCGCGCTGTTCAGGGAACAACAGAGGCAGGCTGCTCTAAGG GCGCTGaagcaggcggaggaggaagaggcagcgaTGGCGTCCAATTCGCGGGACCCCGTTACGCTCAGCAGCCTCAAGCAGGACTCCCTCATGATTCCCGCGACGCGCATGGCCCAGTTCTTCCCGGCAGGACACCCG ATCCCGACGAGCACCAGCCACGGACGTCTGCGGCTGCTGGAGGCGCCTGAGCAGAACCTCCACGTCGTCTTCCACATGATGGGCCCCGCCGCGCACATCACCCCCGCCCTATGCTCCCCCCTGCACGACCTATATACCCAGCAACGAGACAGTGTGATTAGG GCTTTCCGGGCGGCGGTGGGCGGGGCAGGGACCAGCGGCGGGGCTCTGCAGGGCATGGTGCTGCTCAACCTGGAGAGGGGCGGCGAGATGGGGGCAG TGGAGTACCCCTTCATGCTGGTGTGGGTGGTGGATGGACGGCAGTGCGACGCCCGCCTCGTCATCAGCAAGCTTCGGCAACTGAGTCTGGAGGAGTTCGACCCCGCTAAGACCGGCTTCTCCTGCCCCCACTACTTCGATACTTATGAGGAGGTGGCGATGCTGGCACGACCCCCGCTTG AAAAGCTGGCGCGCaagcccacctcctcctccacgggtTACATCCTCACTGTCTTCAAAGTCTTCGAGGGCGACGATAGTGTCAAGTTCGAGAGGAATTGGCTCAACTGGACTG gGGCTCGAACGCTGTACAAGAGTCTTAGCAGCGAGGTGGGTCTGCGCCGCCTCACTCTGCACAAGTCGAGACCTCAGGGCGGCTTCCTCCACTACGTCCTGCTCTGCGACTGTTCCAACTTCCTCAAGTCCATCCACCAGGCTGTGCGCGCTATTCCGACCCTCAGGATGCGACTCTGCGGCGACATGGGACTCTATAGACCTATCTCGACCTTCTGA
- the LOC127002746 gene encoding uncharacterized protein LOC127002746 isoform X4, producing the protein MNFLYYKGFGDDKTSSSHVGYKKKKDPRKKNSAFQHGIEGTFHPHPHVKKTSMFLPSTPTPTGHAAGCECELCSTEFPLRTHLLIDMSYSRLNQDQQSTPKTSTGSRFSFFSRKKTSSPNAAAHAAAALALFREQQRQAALRALKQAEEEEAAMASNSRDPVTLSSLKQDSLMIPATRMAQFFPAGHPIPTSTSHGRLRLLEAPEQNLHVVFHMMGPAAHITPALCSPLHDLYTQQRDSVIRAFRAAVGGAGTSGGALQGMVLLNLERGGEMGAVEYPFMLVWVVDGRQCDARLVISKLRQLSLEEFDPAKTGFSCPHYFDTYEEVAMLARPPLAEKLARKPTSSSTGYILTVFKVFEGDDSVKFERNWLNWTGARTLYKSLSSEVGLRRLTLHKSRPQGGFLHYVLLCDCSNFLKSIHQAVRAIPTLRMRLCGDMGLYRPISTF; encoded by the exons GTACCTTCCATCCCCACCCTCACGTGAAGAAGACCTCTATGTTCCTGCCGTCCACACCCACCCCGACAG gTCACGCCGCTGGGTGCGAGTGTGAGCTCTGCAGCACGGAGTTCCCCCTTCGCACCCACCTGCTCATCGACATGTCCTACTCGAGGCTGAATCAGGACCAGCAGTCGACTCCCAAGACCAGCACGGGATCCAGGTTCAGCTTCTTCAGCCGCAAGAAGACCTCGAGTCCCAACGCGGCTGCCCACGCCGCGGCCGCCCTCGCGCTGTTCAGGGAACAACAGAGGCAGGCTGCTCTAAGG GCGCTGaagcaggcggaggaggaagaggcagcgaTGGCGTCCAATTCGCGGGACCCCGTTACGCTCAGCAGCCTCAAGCAGGACTCCCTCATGATTCCCGCGACGCGCATGGCCCAGTTCTTCCCGGCAGGACACCCG ATCCCGACGAGCACCAGCCACGGACGTCTGCGGCTGCTGGAGGCGCCTGAGCAGAACCTCCACGTCGTCTTCCACATGATGGGCCCCGCCGCGCACATCACCCCCGCCCTATGCTCCCCCCTGCACGACCTATATACCCAGCAACGAGACAGTGTGATTAGG GCTTTCCGGGCGGCGGTGGGCGGGGCAGGGACCAGCGGCGGGGCTCTGCAGGGCATGGTGCTGCTCAACCTGGAGAGGGGCGGCGAGATGGGGGCAG TGGAGTACCCCTTCATGCTGGTGTGGGTGGTGGATGGACGGCAGTGCGACGCCCGCCTCGTCATCAGCAAGCTTCGGCAACTGAGTCTGGAGGAGTTCGACCCCGCTAAGACCGGCTTCTCCTGCCCCCACTACTTCGATACTTATGAGGAGGTGGCGATGCTGGCACGACCCCCGCTTG CAGAAAAGCTGGCGCGCaagcccacctcctcctccacgggtTACATCCTCACTGTCTTCAAAGTCTTCGAGGGCGACGATAGTGTCAAGTTCGAGAGGAATTGGCTCAACTGGACTG gGGCTCGAACGCTGTACAAGAGTCTTAGCAGCGAGGTGGGTCTGCGCCGCCTCACTCTGCACAAGTCGAGACCTCAGGGCGGCTTCCTCCACTACGTCCTGCTCTGCGACTGTTCCAACTTCCTCAAGTCCATCCACCAGGCTGTGCGCGCTATTCCGACCCTCAGGATGCGACTCTGCGGCGACATGGGACTCTATAGACCTATCTCGACCTTCTGA
- the LOC127002746 gene encoding uncharacterized protein LOC127002746 isoform X1, with the protein MNFLYYKGFGDDKTSSSHVGYKKKKDPRKKNSAFQHGIEAVKVHRTDTFACCGLTQAKPNRVHAHGRLFYGTFHPHPHVKKTSMFLPSTPTPTGHAAGCECELCSTEFPLRTHLLIDMSYSRLNQDQQSTPKTSTGSRFSFFSRKKTSSPNAAAHAAAALALFREQQRQAALRALKQAEEEEAAMASNSRDPVTLSSLKQDSLMIPATRMAQFFPAGHPIPTSTSHGRLRLLEAPEQNLHVVFHMMGPAAHITPALCSPLHDLYTQQRDSVIRAFRAAVGGAGTSGGALQGMVLLNLERGGEMGAVEYPFMLVWVVDGRQCDARLVISKLRQLSLEEFDPAKTGFSCPHYFDTYEEVAMLARPPLAEKLARKPTSSSTGYILTVFKVFEGDDSVKFERNWLNWTGARTLYKSLSSEVGLRRLTLHKSRPQGGFLHYVLLCDCSNFLKSIHQAVRAIPTLRMRLCGDMGLYRPISTF; encoded by the exons CTGTCAAAGTCCACAGAACCGATACCTTCGCATGTTGTGGGTTGACTCAGGCCAAGCCGAACCGCGTCCACGCCCATGGCCGTCTATTCTACG GTACCTTCCATCCCCACCCTCACGTGAAGAAGACCTCTATGTTCCTGCCGTCCACACCCACCCCGACAG gTCACGCCGCTGGGTGCGAGTGTGAGCTCTGCAGCACGGAGTTCCCCCTTCGCACCCACCTGCTCATCGACATGTCCTACTCGAGGCTGAATCAGGACCAGCAGTCGACTCCCAAGACCAGCACGGGATCCAGGTTCAGCTTCTTCAGCCGCAAGAAGACCTCGAGTCCCAACGCGGCTGCCCACGCCGCGGCCGCCCTCGCGCTGTTCAGGGAACAACAGAGGCAGGCTGCTCTAAGG GCGCTGaagcaggcggaggaggaagaggcagcgaTGGCGTCCAATTCGCGGGACCCCGTTACGCTCAGCAGCCTCAAGCAGGACTCCCTCATGATTCCCGCGACGCGCATGGCCCAGTTCTTCCCGGCAGGACACCCG ATCCCGACGAGCACCAGCCACGGACGTCTGCGGCTGCTGGAGGCGCCTGAGCAGAACCTCCACGTCGTCTTCCACATGATGGGCCCCGCCGCGCACATCACCCCCGCCCTATGCTCCCCCCTGCACGACCTATATACCCAGCAACGAGACAGTGTGATTAGG GCTTTCCGGGCGGCGGTGGGCGGGGCAGGGACCAGCGGCGGGGCTCTGCAGGGCATGGTGCTGCTCAACCTGGAGAGGGGCGGCGAGATGGGGGCAG TGGAGTACCCCTTCATGCTGGTGTGGGTGGTGGATGGACGGCAGTGCGACGCCCGCCTCGTCATCAGCAAGCTTCGGCAACTGAGTCTGGAGGAGTTCGACCCCGCTAAGACCGGCTTCTCCTGCCCCCACTACTTCGATACTTATGAGGAGGTGGCGATGCTGGCACGACCCCCGCTTG CAGAAAAGCTGGCGCGCaagcccacctcctcctccacgggtTACATCCTCACTGTCTTCAAAGTCTTCGAGGGCGACGATAGTGTCAAGTTCGAGAGGAATTGGCTCAACTGGACTG gGGCTCGAACGCTGTACAAGAGTCTTAGCAGCGAGGTGGGTCTGCGCCGCCTCACTCTGCACAAGTCGAGACCTCAGGGCGGCTTCCTCCACTACGTCCTGCTCTGCGACTGTTCCAACTTCCTCAAGTCCATCCACCAGGCTGTGCGCGCTATTCCGACCCTCAGGATGCGACTCTGCGGCGACATGGGACTCTATAGACCTATCTCGACCTTCTGA
- the LOC127002746 gene encoding uncharacterized protein LOC127002746 isoform X3, which translates to MNFLYYKGFGDDKTSSSHVGYKKKKDPRKKNSAFQHGIEVHRTDTFACCGLTQAKPNRVHAHGRLFYGTFHPHPHVKKTSMFLPSTPTPTGHAAGCECELCSTEFPLRTHLLIDMSYSRLNQDQQSTPKTSTGSRFSFFSRKKTSSPNAAAHAAAALALFREQQRQAALRALKQAEEEEAAMASNSRDPVTLSSLKQDSLMIPATRMAQFFPAGHPIPTSTSHGRLRLLEAPEQNLHVVFHMMGPAAHITPALCSPLHDLYTQQRDSVIRAFRAAVGGAGTSGGALQGMVLLNLERGGEMGAVEYPFMLVWVVDGRQCDARLVISKLRQLSLEEFDPAKTGFSCPHYFDTYEEVAMLARPPLAEKLARKPTSSSTGYILTVFKVFEGDDSVKFERNWLNWTGARTLYKSLSSEVGLRRLTLHKSRPQGGFLHYVLLCDCSNFLKSIHQAVRAIPTLRMRLCGDMGLYRPISTF; encoded by the exons TCCACAGAACCGATACCTTCGCATGTTGTGGGTTGACTCAGGCCAAGCCGAACCGCGTCCACGCCCATGGCCGTCTATTCTACG GTACCTTCCATCCCCACCCTCACGTGAAGAAGACCTCTATGTTCCTGCCGTCCACACCCACCCCGACAG gTCACGCCGCTGGGTGCGAGTGTGAGCTCTGCAGCACGGAGTTCCCCCTTCGCACCCACCTGCTCATCGACATGTCCTACTCGAGGCTGAATCAGGACCAGCAGTCGACTCCCAAGACCAGCACGGGATCCAGGTTCAGCTTCTTCAGCCGCAAGAAGACCTCGAGTCCCAACGCGGCTGCCCACGCCGCGGCCGCCCTCGCGCTGTTCAGGGAACAACAGAGGCAGGCTGCTCTAAGG GCGCTGaagcaggcggaggaggaagaggcagcgaTGGCGTCCAATTCGCGGGACCCCGTTACGCTCAGCAGCCTCAAGCAGGACTCCCTCATGATTCCCGCGACGCGCATGGCCCAGTTCTTCCCGGCAGGACACCCG ATCCCGACGAGCACCAGCCACGGACGTCTGCGGCTGCTGGAGGCGCCTGAGCAGAACCTCCACGTCGTCTTCCACATGATGGGCCCCGCCGCGCACATCACCCCCGCCCTATGCTCCCCCCTGCACGACCTATATACCCAGCAACGAGACAGTGTGATTAGG GCTTTCCGGGCGGCGGTGGGCGGGGCAGGGACCAGCGGCGGGGCTCTGCAGGGCATGGTGCTGCTCAACCTGGAGAGGGGCGGCGAGATGGGGGCAG TGGAGTACCCCTTCATGCTGGTGTGGGTGGTGGATGGACGGCAGTGCGACGCCCGCCTCGTCATCAGCAAGCTTCGGCAACTGAGTCTGGAGGAGTTCGACCCCGCTAAGACCGGCTTCTCCTGCCCCCACTACTTCGATACTTATGAGGAGGTGGCGATGCTGGCACGACCCCCGCTTG CAGAAAAGCTGGCGCGCaagcccacctcctcctccacgggtTACATCCTCACTGTCTTCAAAGTCTTCGAGGGCGACGATAGTGTCAAGTTCGAGAGGAATTGGCTCAACTGGACTG gGGCTCGAACGCTGTACAAGAGTCTTAGCAGCGAGGTGGGTCTGCGCCGCCTCACTCTGCACAAGTCGAGACCTCAGGGCGGCTTCCTCCACTACGTCCTGCTCTGCGACTGTTCCAACTTCCTCAAGTCCATCCACCAGGCTGTGCGCGCTATTCCGACCCTCAGGATGCGACTCTGCGGCGACATGGGACTCTATAGACCTATCTCGACCTTCTGA
- the LOC127002746 gene encoding uncharacterized protein LOC127002746 isoform X6: MFLPSTPTPTGHAAGCECELCSTEFPLRTHLLIDMSYSRLNQDQQSTPKTSTGSRFSFFSRKKTSSPNAAAHAAAALALFREQQRQAALRALKQAEEEEAAMASNSRDPVTLSSLKQDSLMIPATRMAQFFPAGHPIPTSTSHGRLRLLEAPEQNLHVVFHMMGPAAHITPALCSPLHDLYTQQRDSVIRAFRAAVGGAGTSGGALQGMVLLNLERGGEMGAVEYPFMLVWVVDGRQCDARLVISKLRQLSLEEFDPAKTGFSCPHYFDTYEEVAMLARPPLAEKLARKPTSSSTGYILTVFKVFEGDDSVKFERNWLNWTGARTLYKSLSSEVGLRRLTLHKSRPQGGFLHYVLLCDCSNFLKSIHQAVRAIPTLRMRLCGDMGLYRPISTF, translated from the exons ATGTTCCTGCCGTCCACACCCACCCCGACAG gTCACGCCGCTGGGTGCGAGTGTGAGCTCTGCAGCACGGAGTTCCCCCTTCGCACCCACCTGCTCATCGACATGTCCTACTCGAGGCTGAATCAGGACCAGCAGTCGACTCCCAAGACCAGCACGGGATCCAGGTTCAGCTTCTTCAGCCGCAAGAAGACCTCGAGTCCCAACGCGGCTGCCCACGCCGCGGCCGCCCTCGCGCTGTTCAGGGAACAACAGAGGCAGGCTGCTCTAAGG GCGCTGaagcaggcggaggaggaagaggcagcgaTGGCGTCCAATTCGCGGGACCCCGTTACGCTCAGCAGCCTCAAGCAGGACTCCCTCATGATTCCCGCGACGCGCATGGCCCAGTTCTTCCCGGCAGGACACCCG ATCCCGACGAGCACCAGCCACGGACGTCTGCGGCTGCTGGAGGCGCCTGAGCAGAACCTCCACGTCGTCTTCCACATGATGGGCCCCGCCGCGCACATCACCCCCGCCCTATGCTCCCCCCTGCACGACCTATATACCCAGCAACGAGACAGTGTGATTAGG GCTTTCCGGGCGGCGGTGGGCGGGGCAGGGACCAGCGGCGGGGCTCTGCAGGGCATGGTGCTGCTCAACCTGGAGAGGGGCGGCGAGATGGGGGCAG TGGAGTACCCCTTCATGCTGGTGTGGGTGGTGGATGGACGGCAGTGCGACGCCCGCCTCGTCATCAGCAAGCTTCGGCAACTGAGTCTGGAGGAGTTCGACCCCGCTAAGACCGGCTTCTCCTGCCCCCACTACTTCGATACTTATGAGGAGGTGGCGATGCTGGCACGACCCCCGCTTG CAGAAAAGCTGGCGCGCaagcccacctcctcctccacgggtTACATCCTCACTGTCTTCAAAGTCTTCGAGGGCGACGATAGTGTCAAGTTCGAGAGGAATTGGCTCAACTGGACTG gGGCTCGAACGCTGTACAAGAGTCTTAGCAGCGAGGTGGGTCTGCGCCGCCTCACTCTGCACAAGTCGAGACCTCAGGGCGGCTTCCTCCACTACGTCCTGCTCTGCGACTGTTCCAACTTCCTCAAGTCCATCCACCAGGCTGTGCGCGCTATTCCGACCCTCAGGATGCGACTCTGCGGCGACATGGGACTCTATAGACCTATCTCGACCTTCTGA
- the LOC127002746 gene encoding uncharacterized protein LOC127002746 isoform X5, which yields MNFLYYKGFGDDKTSSSHVGYKKKKDPRKKNSAFQHGIEGHAAGCECELCSTEFPLRTHLLIDMSYSRLNQDQQSTPKTSTGSRFSFFSRKKTSSPNAAAHAAAALALFREQQRQAALRALKQAEEEEAAMASNSRDPVTLSSLKQDSLMIPATRMAQFFPAGHPIPTSTSHGRLRLLEAPEQNLHVVFHMMGPAAHITPALCSPLHDLYTQQRDSVIRAFRAAVGGAGTSGGALQGMVLLNLERGGEMGAVEYPFMLVWVVDGRQCDARLVISKLRQLSLEEFDPAKTGFSCPHYFDTYEEVAMLARPPLAEKLARKPTSSSTGYILTVFKVFEGDDSVKFERNWLNWTGARTLYKSLSSEVGLRRLTLHKSRPQGGFLHYVLLCDCSNFLKSIHQAVRAIPTLRMRLCGDMGLYRPISTF from the exons gTCACGCCGCTGGGTGCGAGTGTGAGCTCTGCAGCACGGAGTTCCCCCTTCGCACCCACCTGCTCATCGACATGTCCTACTCGAGGCTGAATCAGGACCAGCAGTCGACTCCCAAGACCAGCACGGGATCCAGGTTCAGCTTCTTCAGCCGCAAGAAGACCTCGAGTCCCAACGCGGCTGCCCACGCCGCGGCCGCCCTCGCGCTGTTCAGGGAACAACAGAGGCAGGCTGCTCTAAGG GCGCTGaagcaggcggaggaggaagaggcagcgaTGGCGTCCAATTCGCGGGACCCCGTTACGCTCAGCAGCCTCAAGCAGGACTCCCTCATGATTCCCGCGACGCGCATGGCCCAGTTCTTCCCGGCAGGACACCCG ATCCCGACGAGCACCAGCCACGGACGTCTGCGGCTGCTGGAGGCGCCTGAGCAGAACCTCCACGTCGTCTTCCACATGATGGGCCCCGCCGCGCACATCACCCCCGCCCTATGCTCCCCCCTGCACGACCTATATACCCAGCAACGAGACAGTGTGATTAGG GCTTTCCGGGCGGCGGTGGGCGGGGCAGGGACCAGCGGCGGGGCTCTGCAGGGCATGGTGCTGCTCAACCTGGAGAGGGGCGGCGAGATGGGGGCAG TGGAGTACCCCTTCATGCTGGTGTGGGTGGTGGATGGACGGCAGTGCGACGCCCGCCTCGTCATCAGCAAGCTTCGGCAACTGAGTCTGGAGGAGTTCGACCCCGCTAAGACCGGCTTCTCCTGCCCCCACTACTTCGATACTTATGAGGAGGTGGCGATGCTGGCACGACCCCCGCTTG CAGAAAAGCTGGCGCGCaagcccacctcctcctccacgggtTACATCCTCACTGTCTTCAAAGTCTTCGAGGGCGACGATAGTGTCAAGTTCGAGAGGAATTGGCTCAACTGGACTG gGGCTCGAACGCTGTACAAGAGTCTTAGCAGCGAGGTGGGTCTGCGCCGCCTCACTCTGCACAAGTCGAGACCTCAGGGCGGCTTCCTCCACTACGTCCTGCTCTGCGACTGTTCCAACTTCCTCAAGTCCATCCACCAGGCTGTGCGCGCTATTCCGACCCTCAGGATGCGACTCTGCGGCGACATGGGACTCTATAGACCTATCTCGACCTTCTGA